One part of the Streptomyces lydicus genome encodes these proteins:
- a CDS encoding ABC transporter permease, whose amino-acid sequence MPALAVLLGVAFVTGSLLYSESVSAAVARARANSQPDVSVEIAPDRSAPSRPEDSSGGAPRLDDALLRRLGAVPGAAAARGTVEGRSFLAGSDGTLVGDLNQAAGINYVPDRTGKDPRYPLTAGRGPRTAGEVAVEKQAAEQAGRRVGDRVRIVVNGTARSARLVGVFTAQDSRSAAGGTLIAFDTRTAQKQFATTPGSYTQITLAAADGTTGDQLAERAQKLLPSGLRAVTRTDLDAEAAASASDDQKLTGLLLSFAGIALFVSTLLVANTFTMLSAARAREHALLRAVGATRRYVLRLVLAEAALVGTVASVAGYALGIGVAALLSRLFGVTGGPAAPLPIFSGTPLIAAFAVGIGVTVLSAYLPARRAAAVPPVAALRTSEPPTAASLRRRNTIGLAVTACGALLVAAAVGSQNVLFAAVPVLLIGLIVLTPLLALGATGLLRSPLTRLAGIRGKLAVENARRNPRRTAATATTLMVGLAMITAVTVVVSSVNRMDEQDADRSMTSDLRITAVDFAEVGDDTAARVARLADAEAVTPVVHTFVDVSGGDSLAADAVNPATVQRLAAVSVREGSLDRLDHGIAVSEKTATGQGWRLGSRVTATLNGSGTKTTLPVVAIYDGSDALASVLLSDRTLPPNADPEHRPRVGSVLANAADGRTAALRQEIRRTLDNPALLVQDRADARAAAAARLGPFLNIMYAMLSVTVLIGALGVVNTMGMAVFERVREIGVLRALGLDRRGVGAVLRLESVTISLLGSALGLLAGSAIGAAAVLGQDGVPLVIPWDRAVLFFLATAATGVLASLWPGRQAARIPMLKAIATDTE is encoded by the coding sequence ATGCCTGCTCTCGCCGTGCTGCTGGGCGTGGCGTTCGTGACCGGGTCGCTGCTCTACAGCGAGTCGGTCAGCGCGGCCGTGGCCCGTGCGCGGGCCAACTCCCAGCCCGATGTCTCCGTTGAGATCGCACCGGACCGCTCCGCCCCTTCGCGGCCCGAGGACTCCTCCGGCGGCGCCCCGCGTCTCGACGACGCACTGCTGCGGCGGCTGGGCGCGGTGCCCGGGGCGGCCGCAGCCCGCGGCACCGTGGAGGGCCGCTCCTTCCTCGCCGGCTCCGACGGCACCCTGGTCGGCGATCTGAACCAGGCCGCGGGCATCAATTACGTCCCCGACCGCACGGGCAAGGACCCCCGTTACCCGCTCACTGCGGGCCGCGGCCCCCGTACCGCCGGAGAGGTCGCCGTCGAGAAGCAGGCCGCCGAGCAGGCCGGGCGCCGGGTGGGTGACCGGGTGCGCATCGTCGTCAACGGCACCGCCCGGAGCGCCCGGTTGGTCGGCGTCTTCACCGCCCAGGACAGCCGCTCGGCGGCCGGTGGGACACTCATCGCCTTCGACACCCGTACCGCGCAGAAGCAGTTCGCCACCACCCCGGGCAGCTACACCCAGATCACCCTGGCCGCGGCCGACGGCACGACGGGGGACCAACTCGCCGAGCGGGCACAGAAGTTGCTGCCTTCCGGACTGCGGGCCGTGACACGGACGGACCTGGACGCCGAAGCAGCGGCCTCCGCCTCCGACGACCAGAAGCTCACCGGACTGCTGCTGAGCTTCGCCGGCATCGCCCTGTTCGTCTCCACCCTCCTGGTCGCCAACACCTTCACCATGCTCAGTGCGGCCCGCGCCCGCGAACACGCCCTGCTGCGCGCGGTGGGCGCCACCAGGAGGTACGTGCTGCGGCTGGTCCTGGCCGAAGCCGCCCTCGTCGGAACGGTCGCCTCGGTCGCCGGATATGCGCTGGGCATCGGGGTCGCGGCGCTGCTGAGCAGGCTGTTCGGTGTCACCGGAGGGCCGGCTGCCCCGTTGCCCATCTTCTCCGGCACACCGCTCATCGCGGCGTTCGCGGTCGGCATCGGCGTCACCGTACTGTCCGCGTACCTGCCGGCCCGCCGGGCGGCGGCGGTACCGCCCGTGGCGGCGCTGCGCACCAGCGAGCCCCCCACCGCCGCCTCACTGCGCCGCCGCAACACGATCGGCCTGGCTGTGACCGCGTGCGGCGCCCTGCTGGTCGCTGCCGCCGTCGGCAGCCAGAACGTCCTCTTCGCCGCCGTACCCGTCCTCCTGATCGGGCTGATCGTGCTCACCCCGCTGCTCGCCCTGGGCGCCACCGGGCTGCTGCGCTCCCCGCTGACCCGGCTGGCAGGCATCCGCGGCAAGCTCGCCGTGGAGAACGCCCGCCGCAATCCGCGGCGCACGGCGGCCACCGCGACCACCCTCATGGTCGGTCTCGCGATGATCACCGCCGTCACCGTGGTCGTCTCGTCGGTGAACCGCATGGACGAGCAGGACGCCGACCGCTCCATGACCTCGGACCTGCGCATCACAGCCGTCGACTTCGCCGAGGTCGGCGACGACACCGCCGCCCGCGTGGCACGGCTCGCGGACGCCGAGGCCGTCACCCCGGTCGTCCACACCTTCGTCGACGTCTCCGGCGGCGACTCCCTGGCGGCGGACGCCGTCAACCCCGCCACGGTGCAACGCCTGGCGGCGGTCTCCGTCCGGGAGGGCTCGCTGGACCGACTCGACCACGGCATCGCCGTCTCCGAAAAGACGGCCACCGGCCAGGGCTGGCGGCTCGGCTCCCGCGTCACCGCGACGCTCAACGGCTCGGGCACGAAGACCACCCTGCCCGTCGTGGCGATCTACGACGGCTCGGACGCCCTGGCCTCCGTTCTCCTCTCCGACCGGACGCTGCCGCCCAACGCGGACCCCGAGCACCGGCCGCGCGTCGGATCCGTTCTGGCCAACGCCGCCGACGGTCGCACGGCCGCGCTGCGTCAGGAGATCCGGCGCACGCTGGACAACCCCGCGCTGCTCGTACAGGACCGCGCCGACGCAAGGGCGGCGGCCGCTGCCAGGCTCGGCCCGTTCCTGAACATCATGTACGCCATGCTCAGCGTCACCGTGCTGATCGGGGCCCTCGGGGTGGTCAACACCATGGGCATGGCCGTCTTCGAACGCGTCCGGGAGATCGGCGTGCTGCGGGCCCTCGGCCTGGACCGCCGAGGCGTCGGCGCCGTGCTGCGGCTCGAATCGGTCACCATCTCCCTCCTCGGCTCCGCACTGGGTCTCCTCGCCGGCAGCGCGATCGGCGCGGCGGCCGTCCTCGGTCAGGACGGCGTCCCCCTCGTCATCCCGTGGGACCGTGCGGTCCTCTTCTTCCTCGCCACCGCCGCGACCGGCGTCCTCGCCTCCCTCTGGCCGGGGCGCCAGGCCGCGAGGATCCCGATGCTGAAGGCCATCGCCACCGACACCGAATGA
- a CDS encoding ABC transporter ATP-binding protein: protein MNQRTDALSSPEKPGAVVAVADGLTKVYGEGETRVTALAGVSARFLRGEFTAIMGPSGSGKSTFMHCLAGLDTPTSGTARIGDTDLGSLNDVQLTKVRRERIGFVFQAFNLLPTLTAWENITLPGDLAGRTPDREWLTDLINILGLADRLGHRPAQLSGGQQQRVACARALATRPAIVFADEPTGNLDSRAGAEILSFLRSSAKELGQTIVMVTHDPVAAAHADRALFLTDGSLVHEMPDPTAAGVLEQMKAFDVSQRVGRP from the coding sequence ATGAACCAGAGGACGGACGCCCTGTCGTCCCCCGAGAAGCCGGGCGCGGTGGTGGCCGTCGCCGACGGTCTGACCAAGGTCTACGGCGAGGGCGAGACCCGCGTCACGGCGCTGGCCGGGGTCTCGGCCCGTTTCCTGCGCGGCGAGTTCACCGCGATCATGGGGCCCTCCGGATCCGGCAAGTCCACGTTCATGCACTGCCTGGCCGGACTCGACACCCCCACGTCCGGTACGGCGCGCATCGGCGACACCGACCTGGGCTCGCTGAACGACGTCCAGCTGACCAAGGTCCGGCGGGAGCGCATCGGCTTCGTCTTCCAGGCGTTCAACCTGCTGCCCACCCTCACCGCCTGGGAGAACATCACCCTGCCGGGCGATCTGGCCGGGCGCACCCCCGACCGGGAGTGGCTGACGGACCTGATCAACATCTTGGGGCTGGCGGACCGCCTCGGTCACCGCCCCGCCCAGTTGTCCGGCGGCCAGCAGCAGCGGGTCGCCTGTGCCAGGGCGCTGGCCACCCGGCCGGCGATCGTCTTCGCCGATGAGCCCACCGGCAACCTCGACTCCCGGGCGGGGGCCGAGATCCTGTCGTTCCTGCGCTCCTCCGCAAAGGAGTTGGGCCAGACGATCGTGATGGTCACCCACGACCCGGTCGCCGCCGCGCACGCCGACCGTGCCCTCTTCCTGACCGACGGAAGCCTCGTCCACGAGATGCCGGACCCGACCGCGGCCGGGGTGCTGGAACAGATGAAGGCATTCGACGTCTCGCAGCGGGTCGGCCGACCGTGA
- a CDS encoding sensor histidine kinase, giving the protein MISAFRARSRTQQVLMCLVGAALVVLVALEGLNAPYLPMAAATAASGVLCLSALVVPKHLFARQVALATAVSCALTVLETQLPHRPENTPGLVELCALLLLITRAVRRHPLRKAVVWAAGPALAAVLLPLRIAERDQHVVTLISLIAVVAVPFMVVLGWCLRLWDTLRERERAAVRQAQRLEHARELHDFVAHHVTAIVTRTKAARFAAAAGHSQSPEDLDRMLAQIERAGSQAMTSMRAMVSDLRDTTAPAATRPAGDLGGLRDLTQEFSAAGPPAALTLDPRLVDRRLPPEITTTVHRVVQEALTNVRKHAAGADRVEVRVEVRPGAPDRLEVSVTDDGRGGTPTAREKTDGSGYGLIGLTERVEELGGRITAAPQDGAGWRVLAVLPLDPEPSAG; this is encoded by the coding sequence GTGATCTCCGCGTTCCGGGCCCGTTCCCGTACCCAGCAAGTCCTCATGTGCCTCGTCGGCGCAGCCCTGGTCGTCCTCGTGGCGCTGGAGGGGCTGAACGCGCCGTACCTGCCGATGGCGGCGGCGACGGCAGCCTCCGGGGTGCTGTGCCTGTCCGCCCTGGTCGTGCCGAAGCACCTGTTCGCACGGCAGGTCGCACTCGCCACGGCCGTCTCGTGCGCCCTGACCGTGCTGGAGACGCAGCTGCCCCACCGCCCCGAGAACACCCCGGGACTGGTGGAGTTGTGCGCCCTGCTGCTGCTGATCACCCGCGCCGTGCGGCGCCACCCCCTCCGGAAGGCGGTCGTATGGGCCGCGGGACCGGCTCTCGCCGCCGTCCTGCTGCCCTTGCGGATTGCCGAGCGGGACCAACACGTCGTGACCCTGATCAGCCTCATCGCTGTGGTCGCGGTGCCGTTCATGGTGGTGCTCGGTTGGTGTCTGCGCCTGTGGGACACGCTGCGCGAACGGGAACGCGCGGCCGTCCGGCAGGCCCAGCGCCTGGAGCACGCACGGGAGTTGCACGACTTCGTGGCACACCACGTCACGGCGATCGTCACCCGGACCAAGGCCGCGCGCTTCGCGGCCGCGGCCGGTCACTCGCAGTCCCCGGAGGACCTCGACCGGATGCTCGCCCAGATCGAGCGGGCCGGCTCCCAGGCGATGACGTCGATGCGCGCCATGGTCTCCGACCTGCGGGACACCACCGCACCCGCCGCGACCCGCCCCGCGGGTGACCTGGGCGGGCTGCGCGACCTCACGCAGGAGTTCTCCGCGGCGGGACCGCCCGCGGCCCTGACCCTCGATCCGCGGCTCGTCGACCGCCGCCTCCCTCCCGAGATCACCACCACGGTTCACCGCGTGGTGCAGGAGGCACTGACCAACGTCCGCAAGCACGCGGCCGGAGCCGACCGGGTCGAGGTGCGGGTCGAGGTGCGGCCCGGTGCCCCGGACCGGCTGGAGGTCTCGGTGACCGACGACGGCCGGGGCGGCACCCCGACCGCCCGTGAGAAGACGGACGGGAGCGGCTACGGCCTGATCGGTCTCACCGAGCGCGTCGAGGAACTCGGCGGGCGCATCACCGCCGCGCCGCAGGACGGCGCCGGCTGGCGCGTCCTGGCCGTCCTGCCCCTGGACCCCGAGCCCTCCGCCGGCTGA
- a CDS encoding response regulator: MSDMTIRVLIADDQEMVRAAFRMILDSQPDLQVVAEAADGATAVEQARRLRPEVCLLDIRMPELDGLEATRLLAGPGVRDPLNVLIATTFDLDEYVYSALRNGACGFLLKDGAPGLLTEAVRAAAAGNSLISPSVTVRLLAHMAPQRSRPAPSEVRPARAGSRGPGGPVEPLTQRELDVVRLVARGRTNEELAAELYVTLSTVKTHLGNVQRKLAARNRVEIAAWAWENGVCTGGRD; the protein is encoded by the coding sequence ATGTCCGACATGACGATCCGGGTGCTCATCGCCGACGACCAGGAGATGGTCCGTGCCGCGTTCCGCATGATCCTCGACTCCCAGCCGGACCTGCAGGTCGTCGCCGAGGCGGCGGACGGGGCCACGGCGGTCGAGCAGGCACGGCGGCTACGGCCCGAGGTCTGCCTCCTGGACATCCGCATGCCCGAGCTGGACGGCCTGGAAGCCACCCGCCTCCTCGCCGGGCCGGGCGTCCGGGACCCCCTGAACGTCCTCATCGCCACGACCTTCGACCTCGACGAATACGTCTACAGCGCCCTCCGCAACGGTGCCTGCGGCTTCCTTCTCAAGGACGGCGCTCCCGGCCTGCTCACCGAAGCGGTGCGCGCCGCAGCCGCGGGGAATTCGCTGATCTCCCCTTCGGTGACCGTCCGTCTGCTCGCACACATGGCGCCGCAGCGCAGCCGGCCGGCCCCCTCTGAGGTCCGCCCGGCCCGTGCGGGGTCGCGCGGACCGGGCGGACCGGTCGAGCCCCTGACCCAGCGTGAACTCGACGTCGTACGCCTTGTCGCCCGCGGCCGTACCAACGAGGAACTGGCCGCCGAGCTCTACGTCACCCTGTCCACGGTCAAGACCCACCTCGGCAACGTCCAGCGCAAGCTCGCCGCCCGCAACCGGGTCGAGATCGCCGCCTGGGCCTGGGAGAACGGGGTCTGCACCGGCGGCCGGGACTGA
- a CDS encoding ABC transporter ATP-binding protein, translated as MDALLAVRARGITKWFGEVVALDGVDLDVPQGQIHGLVGPNGAGKTTLLGLLLGLAVADSGSLDIRGTPVGRALDAPDGVAGFVDGPGLYPSLTARQNLAALAALRGDDARTTAIDDALAQVGLTDVADDRTRGFSLGMRQRLGLAAALLTNPRLLVLDEPSNGLDPAGKKHVHGVLTRLAADGTTVVLSSHRMDDLEALCSDVTILAAGRVVFSGPLSKLAAEERELDYRVRTSDAHAARRLAAETAGIRLVDDTGARYDAKVLVVRAQVPALDQLVVRLVQAGVAVRELSPLVSPLEAAFLDLTAPEEAGP; from the coding sequence ATGGACGCACTCCTCGCAGTCCGGGCTCGCGGGATCACCAAGTGGTTCGGTGAAGTCGTCGCGCTCGACGGCGTCGACCTGGACGTGCCCCAGGGGCAGATTCACGGACTGGTCGGACCGAACGGCGCCGGCAAGACGACCTTGCTCGGCCTCCTGCTGGGGCTGGCCGTCGCCGACAGCGGCAGCCTCGACATCCGGGGTACACCCGTCGGGCGGGCGCTCGACGCTCCCGACGGTGTCGCGGGCTTCGTGGACGGGCCCGGTCTCTACCCCTCGCTCACCGCCCGGCAGAACCTCGCCGCGCTGGCCGCTCTCCGCGGTGACGACGCGCGGACCACGGCGATCGACGACGCGCTTGCGCAGGTCGGGCTCACCGATGTCGCCGACGATCGGACCCGCGGCTTCTCCCTGGGCATGCGACAGCGGCTGGGGCTGGCCGCGGCGCTGCTCACCAACCCCCGGCTGCTGGTGCTTGACGAGCCGTCCAACGGTCTGGACCCGGCCGGCAAGAAGCACGTACACGGTGTCCTGACCCGGCTCGCGGCGGACGGCACCACCGTCGTGCTCTCCAGCCACCGCATGGACGACCTGGAGGCCCTGTGCTCGGACGTCACCATCCTCGCCGCCGGGCGGGTCGTCTTCTCCGGTCCGCTGAGCAAGCTGGCCGCCGAGGAGCGGGAACTCGACTACCGGGTGCGCACCTCCGATGCGCATGCCGCCCGCCGACTGGCTGCCGAGACGGCCGGGATCCGCCTTGTCGACGACACCGGGGCGCGATACGACGCCAAGGTGCTTGTCGTGCGCGCGCAGGTACCTGCCCTCGACCAACTGGTCGTGCGGCTGGTGCAGGCGGGCGTCGCGGTACGTGAGCTTTCCCCCTTGGTATCGCCGCTCGAGGCAGCGTTCCTCGACCTCACCGCACCTGAGGAGGCCGGACCGTGA